In Crinalium epipsammum PCC 9333, the following are encoded in one genomic region:
- a CDS encoding BamA/TamA family outer membrane protein — protein sequence MRFPVVAIYTLVALTTCGLPLQAFAQSNTKQKPASDYVVPVDETTAPVNAVSNSPSVVVPAAATPTSSSTLVQAQTPAKLTPPPVNVPTTSTKPNTQKDVQVTATDVQVVGAGDELQQFIKNTITTKIGSATSKSQIDRDVAVLLATGSFTDVRATTQTTPTGIKVVYQVQPIVVRSLQLSGAKVLTPAIANDLFKAQLGTTINPALIRQSIEQLQQWYAKNGYVLAQVATVRPSNQGVILIEVAEGVVGDVNFRFLDKDSKPIAGRTKQDFLTNKLQVKPGEVFQVNAARTDLQSLYKLGLFEKVDIALTGDATKANVTYDLTEIPARSINAGGGYNSDNGLVGTISYKDRNFSGINQQLGVSVQAGTRDLQFDTSFSNPFNPSDPNKLGYTINAFRRRGFSQTFDEDIKLPNGDSVRQGQFGGGITFSKPIDQWQASLGLNYTRTSIRDRSGNISPVDAKGNQLTFSNTGMDDLVTLSAGVVRDERNNPISPTQGSVFSLTTQQSIPVGNGNILMNRIEGNYSQYIPAGLINAGTDKQDVLAFNIQGGTTIGDLPPYQAFNIGGINSVRGYQNGDVASGRSFVLASAEYRFPVFSVIGGVLFADYGTDLGSSDTVPGQPGVDRGKPGNGFGYGAGMRVNSPIGLIRADFGITDQGQSKIQFGIGQRF from the coding sequence ATGCGTTTTCCAGTTGTTGCCATCTATACCTTAGTTGCCCTAACTACTTGCGGGTTGCCTTTACAGGCATTTGCTCAATCTAACACTAAGCAAAAACCAGCAAGTGATTATGTAGTACCAGTTGATGAAACGACTGCACCTGTAAACGCCGTTAGCAACTCACCGTCGGTGGTAGTTCCAGCAGCAGCTACTCCAACTTCTAGTAGTACGCTGGTACAAGCACAAACTCCTGCCAAATTAACACCCCCACCTGTTAATGTTCCCACCACATCAACCAAACCTAATACCCAAAAAGATGTGCAGGTAACAGCAACCGATGTGCAAGTTGTGGGCGCTGGCGATGAATTACAGCAGTTTATTAAGAATACAATTACTACTAAAATTGGTAGTGCTACAAGTAAAAGCCAGATAGATAGGGATGTTGCGGTACTGTTAGCAACAGGTTCATTTACCGATGTGCGAGCCACTACCCAAACTACACCTACTGGCATAAAAGTAGTTTACCAAGTGCAACCAATAGTTGTGCGATCGCTCCAGCTTTCCGGCGCAAAAGTCCTCACACCCGCAATAGCCAACGACTTATTTAAAGCTCAATTAGGCACAACAATCAACCCTGCCTTAATCCGTCAAAGTATTGAACAACTACAACAGTGGTATGCCAAAAACGGCTATGTTTTAGCGCAAGTAGCAACAGTACGCCCCAGTAATCAAGGAGTAATCTTAATTGAAGTTGCTGAGGGTGTAGTTGGGGATGTTAATTTCCGATTTTTAGATAAAGATAGCAAACCAATAGCAGGTCGTACAAAACAAGACTTCTTGACTAACAAATTGCAAGTCAAGCCAGGTGAAGTTTTTCAAGTAAATGCAGCGCGTACAGACTTACAATCACTCTACAAGTTAGGACTATTTGAAAAAGTAGACATTGCCCTAACTGGTGATGCTACAAAAGCTAATGTCACCTACGACTTAACAGAAATTCCTGCCCGTTCGATTAATGCAGGTGGCGGTTACAATTCTGACAATGGTTTAGTAGGTACAATCAGTTACAAAGACCGCAACTTTAGTGGAATTAATCAACAGTTGGGTGTAAGTGTACAAGCAGGTACTCGTGACTTACAATTTGATACCAGCTTTAGCAACCCCTTTAATCCCAGTGATCCCAACAAACTAGGATATACAATTAATGCCTTTCGTCGTCGCGGTTTTTCTCAAACCTTTGACGAAGATATTAAATTACCTAATGGTGACTCAGTACGTCAAGGACAATTTGGGGGCGGTATTACATTTAGCAAACCAATAGATCAATGGCAAGCATCACTTGGTTTGAACTATACCCGCACCAGTATACGCGATCGCTCTGGTAATATTTCCCCAGTAGATGCCAAAGGCAACCAGCTAACTTTTAGTAACACTGGTATGGATGACCTAGTAACATTATCTGCGGGTGTCGTTAGAGATGAACGTAACAACCCCATTAGCCCCACCCAAGGCTCAGTATTTAGTTTAACCACACAACAATCTATCCCTGTCGGCAACGGTAACATTTTAATGAACCGTATCGAAGGTAACTATAGCCAGTACATCCCCGCAGGTTTAATTAATGCAGGTACAGACAAGCAAGATGTCCTAGCCTTTAACATCCAAGGTGGTACTACAATTGGTGATTTACCACCCTACCAAGCCTTTAACATTGGTGGGATTAACTCAGTACGCGGTTATCAAAATGGTGACGTTGCCAGTGGACGCAGTTTCGTCCTAGCCTCAGCCGAATACCGCTTTCCAGTATTCTCAGTTATAGGTGGTGTCTTATTTGCTGACTATGGTACAGATTTAGGTTCTAGCGATACTGTCCCTGGACAACCAGGAGTTGATCGCGGCAAACCTGGCAATGGCTTCGGTTACGGGGCTGGGATGCGCGTTAACTCACCAATTGGACTAATTCGCGCCGACTTTGGCATCACCGATCAAGGGCAAAGTAAAATACAATTTGGAATTGGGCAACGCTTCTAA
- a CDS encoding serine/threonine-protein kinase — protein sequence MKSQVTKKLQKGKYTLEQVLGQGGFGITYKAIHHYLKHPVVIKTLNESLQYRSDFERFLSQFQDEARRLALCVHPNIVRVIDFFHDEGMPYLVMDYIPGLTLKQVVFPDNPLKEAIAVHYIRQIGFALRVVHQQKLLHRDVKPDNIVLRQGTHEVVLIDFGIAREFTPGVTQTHTSLVSEGYAPIEQYLDKEKRTTATDVYALAATLYTLLTATVPTPAVLRDRQPIPEPRELQPELSAAVNQAVMRGMAIETKYRPSTIDEWLNLLPTDLDVPANPGVTQSVANQAAGTQAFIPQNPSLQGQPPPKSLISFLPKLSVPHTAIVGVAAITTLVTISVAAVKQEPQPSPSPSVIQPSSTPTVENITASPEPSPSPVEQQSNGSTQNNTDVPVTQPRPRSASQTIPVIRRDTPAESLRDRTSSDLPSTPAQIESSSADQEQPTVSRRRRRYTYTQDQSPVNVQQTQPSVSNPEPEPAPVARKSSRYYSQPVSLPRKSSRYYSQPASVPRKSSRYYSQPASVQKKSSKYYSQPVPTSLDSQKSVSSERQSPIQQQPPAPPRQRKQLVVDQSSSNNFTSPESDYKQDQVDQESQAATDNNKPPKPFQGKKDKDD from the coding sequence ATGAAATCCCAAGTCACCAAAAAATTACAAAAGGGTAAATATACCCTAGAACAAGTTCTAGGACAGGGCGGCTTTGGCATTACTTATAAAGCCATACATCACTATTTGAAACACCCAGTAGTGATAAAAACCCTTAACGAGTCCTTACAGTACCGTTCTGACTTTGAGCGGTTCCTTTCCCAATTTCAGGATGAAGCCAGACGTTTAGCGTTATGTGTTCATCCTAATATTGTGCGGGTGATTGACTTCTTTCACGACGAAGGAATGCCCTACTTAGTCATGGACTACATTCCTGGTTTAACCCTCAAACAAGTTGTATTTCCAGATAACCCACTCAAGGAAGCTATAGCCGTCCACTACATCCGGCAAATTGGCTTTGCTTTAAGAGTTGTCCATCAACAAAAATTACTACATCGGGATGTCAAGCCAGATAATATTGTCTTGCGCCAAGGCACTCACGAAGTAGTATTAATTGATTTTGGTATAGCGCGAGAGTTTACTCCAGGCGTAACTCAGACCCATACCAGTTTAGTTTCTGAAGGCTATGCCCCCATTGAACAGTATCTAGACAAAGAAAAGCGCACAACCGCAACCGATGTCTATGCCCTAGCTGCTACGCTTTACACTTTATTAACTGCAACAGTCCCAACACCAGCCGTTTTGAGAGATAGGCAACCAATCCCAGAACCAAGGGAATTGCAACCAGAACTAAGTGCGGCTGTGAATCAAGCGGTGATGCGGGGGATGGCGATTGAAACTAAATATCGACCCAGCACTATAGACGAGTGGTTAAATCTTCTACCTACAGACTTAGATGTTCCGGCAAATCCTGGCGTTACTCAGTCAGTTGCTAATCAGGCAGCAGGAACACAGGCGTTTATTCCCCAAAATCCATCATTACAAGGTCAGCCACCTCCAAAGTCGCTGATTTCTTTCTTGCCTAAATTGAGTGTTCCTCATACGGCAATTGTTGGAGTAGCGGCTATCACAACCTTAGTAACTATTTCTGTAGCTGCTGTCAAACAAGAACCTCAGCCGTCCCCATCCCCATCAGTTATCCAGCCTAGCAGTACTCCCACGGTTGAAAATATTACCGCGTCCCCAGAACCATCCCCATCACCTGTTGAGCAACAAAGTAATGGCTCAACTCAGAATAATACAGATGTGCCAGTAACTCAGCCGAGACCTCGATCAGCATCTCAGACAATACCAGTGATTAGGCGCGATACTCCTGCGGAGTCGCTACGCGATCGCACCTCCTCAGATTTACCCTCAACTCCAGCCCAAATTGAATCATCCTCTGCCGACCAAGAACAGCCAACCGTTTCCAGGCGTAGGCGGCGCTATACTTACACCCAAGATCAATCACCAGTTAACGTACAGCAGACACAACCATCTGTGTCTAACCCCGAACCTGAACCAGCGCCCGTAGCCAGAAAATCATCTAGATATTACTCTCAACCAGTATCCCTACCAAGAAAATCATCTAGATATTACTCCCAACCAGCATCCGTACCAAGAAAGTCATCTAGATATTACTCCCAACCAGCATCCGTACAGAAAAAATCATCTAAATATTACTCTCAACCAGTACCAACATCTCTAGATAGCCAAAAATCTGTTTCTTCTGAGCGACAGTCGCCAATACAACAACAGCCACCAGCACCCCCGCGCCAACGCAAGCAACTTGTAGTTGATCAATCATCTTCCAATAATTTCACATCCCCAGAGTCAGACTACAAACAGGATCAGGTGGATCAAGAATCTCAAGCTGCAACTGACAACAACAAGCCACCCAAACCCTTTCAAGGGAAGAAAGACAAGGATGATTAA
- a CDS encoding quinone-dependent dihydroorotate dehydrogenase — MDIYQLAIRPILFSGLNADPESLHQQTLRVLSWLDQSDSFQAIWIKSQFQQSFCLQNPRLEQILWGLKFDNPVGLAAGFDKDAVAAGIWRFMGFGFTELGTVTFHPQPGNPRPRLFRLPNDQAALNRMGFNNQGAEVMAKNLQTRLMTGGWTETITRQENSHLAGSTQRCFPRGINLGKSKITPIDEAASDYLNSFNLLKDLGDYFVVNVSSPNTPGLRSLQSSEQLAVILDTLQSENQGHKPILVKIAPDLEFDAIADVLTIAQRYNLAGIIATNTTISRENLNTQVLKATGNNIREEAGGISGLPLRDRSTEVIRFIWQQTQGKLPIIGVGGIFTPEDAWQKITAGASLLQLYTGWIYQGPWIVRRIMEGLLQKLEEHKLASISEAIGLDAKL, encoded by the coding sequence TTGGATATTTATCAATTAGCTATTCGTCCGATTTTGTTTTCTGGTTTAAATGCCGATCCTGAATCGTTACATCAGCAAACTCTCCGAGTATTGAGTTGGTTAGATCAATCTGATAGCTTCCAAGCTATTTGGATTAAATCTCAGTTCCAGCAATCTTTTTGCCTACAAAATCCACGTTTGGAACAAATTCTTTGGGGGCTAAAATTTGATAACCCTGTGGGTTTGGCAGCAGGATTTGATAAAGATGCTGTTGCGGCTGGAATTTGGAGATTCATGGGTTTTGGTTTTACAGAATTGGGTACTGTCACATTTCATCCACAGCCTGGAAATCCTCGCCCTCGTTTGTTTCGCTTACCAAATGACCAAGCTGCCTTGAATCGTATGGGATTTAATAATCAAGGTGCGGAGGTAATGGCAAAAAATTTGCAAACTAGGCTCATGACTGGGGGCTGGACAGAAACAATCACCAGGCAAGAAAACAGCCACTTAGCAGGTAGTACTCAGCGTTGTTTTCCTAGAGGGATTAATCTAGGTAAATCTAAAATAACTCCAATAGATGAAGCTGCAAGTGATTACTTAAATAGTTTTAATTTGCTTAAGGATTTGGGAGACTATTTTGTAGTGAATGTTAGTTCGCCTAATACTCCAGGTTTGCGATCGCTGCAATCTTCTGAGCAATTAGCTGTGATCCTAGACACACTACAGAGCGAAAATCAAGGACACAAACCTATCTTAGTCAAAATTGCTCCCGATTTAGAATTCGATGCGATCGCAGATGTGTTAACTATTGCCCAACGATACAATCTAGCTGGTATCATCGCTACTAATACTACTATCAGTCGTGAAAATTTAAATACCCAAGTCCTTAAAGCTACTGGTAACAACATTCGCGAGGAAGCTGGGGGAATTAGTGGTTTACCTCTGCGCGATCGCTCTACCGAAGTGATACGCTTTATTTGGCAACAAACTCAAGGCAAACTACCCATTATCGGTGTTGGTGGTATTTTTACCCCAGAAGATGCTTGGCAAAAAATTACAGCAGGTGCTTCCCTTCTTCAGTTGTACACTGGCTGGATTTATCAAGGTCCCTGGATAGTACGCCGAATTATGGAAGGACTTTTACAAAAATTGGAAGAACATAAATTAGCTTCTATATCTGAGGCAATTGGATTAGATGCCAAATTGTAA
- a CDS encoding GAF domain-containing protein, with product MGQQEIQTTYDKQLVTLGRVLQTIREEEKVETLTEATLDYLKGEFNYRLIWLGLYDRVEHRLVGKGGITPTGDVKFLKQKFSLAPGDLLEQVVIQLRPLSIPDLRTEGRAGEWGRAATEFGIQGTLVFPLRYKDRCFGVVMLGSHLWGTTPRTSEKAQLSLLFGGLATKLYQMEVEWQHASIKRPDQSLFQMLEQLQSLPTLANRLDVLVNTTHEFVAPTRTNLYWYSPDKRYFWQKVGNRQTARKLKDPDSSSPGLNVQDVSEFYLALAAGQTVAIGSSKSPLNAEVTGTLLSRFRARSILAAPVLVKGELVGFLAVEDNEARIWEDSETHYVRATAQIVVLIAGKEDVEAILQETQKDTNLIGEVASSMAEYPEPEIGIRQAAELILNRFGVERFLVLQAIEVASTVEYAVLYQQQPPKRSPLNAPLAALAYDSWQLIHESSEVLAIEDLEKDQRLGEWRESLLKLGMRSLLVCRTGNIQNNSLLIVAHGTSRTWNPTERRLVGIVAQQIGVLLKNLELQNITDNLLIANKTLQEGLTALLSGSADPKSFERAWIKYLAKLMASSFIGILGWMPQKPNQSKQKSLVLQSTVINDPRFGVANAPIPLSDPLIREAIATRGFIVRKLNELPAETSNWLKHNGTGQLLLIPLLSSSKTLPTGILLLVDSSENQWSPQILQSLETLVRQFTWLRQYRRLSNTMANDIRELEQLNWYKHRCLEMLHYAVASSVSQLLSEYSDQGQSNGDPTIKRMRATQILHNLESTLTPLSPLLNEEQWQTNPHVSAVLLGGLFKRLLRRVEPLFNQRQLTVMVKNIGSTSISANQLKLECILFDILLTACYKAKSGNRIDIWCRPLDAEAWNREQASRNLNQNNAEAGFIELLIADSQPNKTSSENLEFFANKDKNPQGVNINLIEQPPSRQLKICQIILRSWGGDAQFYQLENSHFLSRLIFKVER from the coding sequence ATGGGTCAGCAAGAAATTCAGACGACCTACGACAAACAACTGGTTACATTGGGGCGTGTCCTTCAAACTATACGTGAAGAGGAAAAGGTAGAAACTCTCACGGAAGCGACCCTAGATTACCTCAAAGGAGAATTTAACTATCGCTTAATCTGGCTCGGTCTTTATGACCGTGTAGAACACCGTTTGGTGGGCAAAGGGGGCATCACACCAACAGGCGATGTGAAATTCCTCAAACAAAAGTTTTCTCTGGCTCCAGGCGACTTATTAGAGCAGGTAGTAATCCAATTGCGACCATTAAGTATTCCCGACCTGCGAACAGAAGGGCGGGCTGGGGAATGGGGTCGAGCGGCTACTGAATTTGGGATTCAGGGGACACTGGTATTTCCTTTGCGCTATAAAGATCGGTGTTTTGGTGTTGTGATGCTGGGATCGCATCTGTGGGGAACTACTCCCCGTACAAGCGAAAAAGCCCAATTATCATTGCTTTTTGGGGGATTAGCTACTAAGCTCTACCAAATGGAGGTGGAATGGCAACACGCTTCAATCAAGCGTCCAGATCAATCCTTATTTCAAATGTTGGAGCAGCTACAAAGCCTGCCAACCCTAGCTAATCGCTTGGATGTGCTGGTGAACACGACCCATGAATTTGTAGCGCCGACGCGGACAAATCTTTACTGGTATTCTCCAGATAAACGTTACTTTTGGCAAAAAGTTGGTAATCGGCAGACTGCTCGTAAATTAAAAGATCCAGACAGTAGTTCCCCTGGATTGAATGTCCAAGATGTGAGTGAGTTTTATTTGGCTTTAGCAGCAGGTCAGACAGTCGCCATTGGTTCTAGCAAAAGCCCCTTAAATGCTGAGGTGACAGGTACTTTGCTGTCACGATTTCGGGCGCGGTCTATACTAGCTGCACCAGTTTTAGTAAAAGGGGAACTGGTGGGTTTTTTGGCGGTGGAAGACAATGAAGCTCGGATTTGGGAAGATTCAGAAACTCATTATGTCCGTGCTACTGCCCAGATTGTTGTTTTAATTGCAGGCAAGGAGGATGTAGAAGCCATCCTTCAGGAAACTCAAAAAGATACCAATTTAATCGGTGAAGTTGCTAGTTCTATGGCGGAGTATCCTGAACCAGAGATAGGAATCAGGCAAGCTGCGGAACTGATATTAAATCGTTTTGGTGTTGAACGTTTCTTAGTGTTGCAAGCTATAGAAGTAGCTTCAACAGTAGAATATGCCGTTTTGTATCAACAACAGCCACCGAAGCGATCGCCCCTTAACGCTCCTTTAGCAGCACTTGCTTACGATTCTTGGCAGTTAATCCATGAAAGCTCAGAAGTACTGGCAATTGAGGATTTGGAAAAAGATCAGCGACTTGGAGAATGGCGAGAATCCTTATTGAAGTTGGGAATGCGATCGCTATTAGTCTGTCGCACAGGCAATATTCAAAATAATTCTTTACTAATCGTTGCACATGGAACTTCCCGCACTTGGAATCCTACTGAACGGCGATTAGTTGGGATAGTTGCTCAACAAATTGGCGTGTTACTGAAAAATTTAGAGCTTCAAAATATTACTGATAATTTATTAATTGCCAATAAAACACTACAAGAAGGATTAACCGCACTATTAAGTGGTTCGGCAGATCCCAAATCTTTTGAACGTGCCTGGATAAAATATCTAGCTAAGTTAATGGCATCTTCCTTTATAGGGATTTTAGGGTGGATGCCCCAAAAACCAAATCAAAGCAAGCAAAAATCCTTAGTTTTACAATCAACAGTTATTAACGATCCTCGTTTTGGTGTCGCCAACGCTCCCATTCCTTTGAGCGATCCATTAATTCGGGAAGCGATCGCCACAAGAGGCTTCATAGTTCGCAAACTTAACGAGCTACCAGCCGAAACTAGCAATTGGCTCAAACATAATGGTACTGGTCAGCTATTACTCATACCTCTACTTAGTAGTTCCAAAACCCTACCCACTGGTATTTTGCTATTAGTTGATTCCAGTGAAAATCAGTGGTCGCCACAAATACTTCAATCATTGGAAACCTTAGTCAGGCAGTTTACTTGGTTACGCCAGTACCGCCGTCTGAGCAACACAATGGCTAATGACATCCGAGAATTAGAACAGCTTAACTGGTACAAACACCGTTGCTTAGAAATGCTGCATTATGCTGTCGCTAGCAGTGTTAGCCAACTACTATCTGAATACTCAGACCAAGGACAGTCAAACGGCGATCCCACTATCAAGCGTATGCGTGCCACACAAATTTTACACAACTTAGAAAGCACACTCACGCCCCTTAGCCCATTACTTAATGAGGAACAGTGGCAGACAAATCCTCATGTCAGTGCTGTACTTTTAGGAGGTTTATTCAAGCGGTTGCTGCGTCGTGTCGAGCCTCTGTTCAATCAGCGTCAGCTAACTGTAATGGTAAAAAATATTGGAAGTACCAGCATATCTGCAAATCAACTCAAGCTTGAATGTATACTTTTTGATATTTTGCTGACTGCGTGTTATAAGGCTAAATCTGGAAATAGAATTGATATTTGGTGTCGCCCTCTAGATGCCGAAGCATGGAATAGGGAACAAGCTAGTAGAAACTTAAATCAAAATAATGCTGAAGCGGGTTTTATAGAATTGTTGATTGCTGATAGCCAGCCGAATAAAACTAGCTCTGAAAACCTAGAATTTTTTGCAAATAAAGACAAGAACCCTCAAGGCGTTAATATTAATTTAATAGAGCAACCACCTAGTCGGCAACTCAAAATTTGCCAAATTATTTTACGTTCTTGGGGAGGAGACGCTCAGTTTTATCAATTAGAAAATAGTCACTTTCTTAGTAGATTAATTTTTAAAGTTGAGCGTTAG
- the secA gene encoding preprotein translocase subunit SecA encodes MLKNLLGNPNARKLKKYQPFVADVNVLEEEIQALSDEQLKGKTAEFKQRLQKAKTLRQEEELLDEILPEAFAVVREAGRRVLGMRHFDVQLLGGIVLHKGQIAEMKTGEGKTLVSTLPAYLNAISGKGVHVVTVNDYLARRDAEWMGQVHRFLGLTVGLIQSSMGPNERKKNYGCDVTYATNSELGFDYLRDNMATSMVDVVQRPFNFCIIDEVDSVLIDEARTPLIISGQVERPTEKYIQASEIAQQLKKEEHYEVDEKARNVLMTDEGFAEAERLLGVTDLYDPNDPWAHYLFNAIKAKELFLLDVNYIVRNDEVVIVDEFTGRVLPGRRWSDGLHQAIEAKERVEIQNETQTLATITYQNFFLLYPKLSGMTGTAKTEEAELEKIYKLQVTIIPTNRNSQRVDVADVVYKSEIAKWRAVAQECAEMNQMGRPVLVGTTSVEKSEVLSQLLNQLEVPHNLLNAKPENVERESEIIAQAGRKNAVTISTNMAGRGTDIILGGNADYMARLKIREFFMPRVVQPEEEDAFATTRVPGAGGGRAPAQGFAPGKKVKNWKASQEIFPTKLSKETEQLLKQAVDSAVQKYGERSLSELEAEDVIAVAAENAPVDDLAIQQMRAAYKQLRKDYEQFTKREHDEVVEIGGLHVIGTERHESRRIDNQLRGRAGRQGDPGSARFFLSLDDSLLRIFGGDRVAGLMNAFRVEEDMPIESGMLTRSLEGAQKKVETYYYDIRKQVFEYDEVMNNQRRAIYAERRRVLEGLDLKEQVIAYAEKTMEDIVDAYVNPELPPEEWDINSLVGKVKEFVYLLADLEPEHLDDMTVEQIKTFMSEEVRKAYDLKEAQVDQIQPGLMRQAERFFILQQIDTLWREHLQGMDSLRESVGLRGYGQKDPLIEYKQEGYEMFLDMMTDIRRNVVYSLFQFQPQVQPQAV; translated from the coding sequence ATGTTGAAAAATTTACTAGGCAATCCTAACGCTCGCAAGCTTAAAAAATACCAGCCTTTTGTGGCAGACGTTAACGTTTTGGAAGAAGAAATCCAAGCGCTGTCTGACGAACAACTCAAAGGCAAAACCGCAGAATTCAAACAGCGACTTCAAAAAGCGAAGACACTGCGCCAAGAAGAGGAACTGTTAGATGAAATTTTGCCAGAAGCTTTTGCTGTTGTGCGAGAAGCAGGACGGCGGGTTTTAGGTATGCGCCACTTTGATGTGCAGTTATTAGGTGGAATTGTACTGCACAAAGGTCAGATAGCGGAGATGAAAACAGGGGAGGGAAAAACTCTTGTTTCTACCCTACCCGCTTACCTTAACGCCATAAGTGGTAAAGGCGTTCACGTTGTAACGGTAAACGACTACCTTGCCCGCCGTGACGCAGAATGGATGGGGCAAGTACATCGCTTCTTAGGATTAACTGTAGGCTTGATCCAAAGTAGTATGGGACCCAATGAGCGTAAGAAAAACTATGGGTGTGATGTTACCTACGCAACTAACAGTGAGTTAGGATTCGACTATCTGCGTGACAACATGGCAACCTCGATGGTTGATGTTGTGCAACGCCCCTTTAATTTCTGCATCATCGACGAAGTAGACTCAGTATTAATTGATGAAGCAAGAACTCCTCTAATTATCTCTGGACAGGTAGAACGTCCCACTGAAAAATACATTCAAGCTTCAGAAATTGCTCAACAACTGAAAAAAGAAGAGCATTACGAAGTTGATGAAAAGGCGCGTAACGTTCTGATGACTGATGAGGGTTTTGCCGAGGCTGAACGGTTATTAGGGGTTACTGACTTGTATGACCCCAATGACCCTTGGGCGCACTATCTCTTCAACGCCATTAAAGCTAAAGAACTGTTTCTCCTCGATGTCAACTATATTGTCCGCAATGACGAAGTTGTAATTGTGGATGAATTTACAGGTCGGGTACTACCTGGACGACGCTGGAGTGATGGCTTACACCAAGCTATTGAAGCAAAGGAAAGGGTAGAAATTCAAAATGAAACCCAGACTTTAGCCACAATTACCTATCAAAACTTTTTCTTGCTGTACCCCAAGTTATCTGGGATGACCGGAACAGCTAAGACTGAAGAAGCAGAACTAGAAAAAATCTACAAGCTGCAAGTAACAATCATTCCAACTAACCGCAATTCCCAGCGTGTAGATGTCGCGGATGTGGTTTACAAGAGTGAAATAGCGAAGTGGCGTGCGGTGGCGCAAGAGTGCGCTGAAATGAATCAGATGGGTCGTCCGGTATTAGTTGGAACAACCAGTGTAGAAAAGTCTGAAGTCCTCTCGCAGTTGTTAAATCAGTTAGAAGTTCCCCATAATCTGCTCAACGCCAAGCCGGAAAATGTGGAACGTGAGTCGGAAATTATCGCCCAAGCTGGACGTAAAAATGCGGTGACAATCTCTACGAATATGGCTGGTAGAGGTACAGACATTATTTTGGGTGGTAATGCTGACTACATGGCACGTCTGAAGATCAGAGAGTTCTTCATGCCGCGCGTTGTCCAACCCGAAGAAGAGGATGCGTTTGCAACAACGCGCGTTCCTGGGGCAGGAGGGGGTCGCGCACCAGCACAAGGCTTTGCTCCTGGTAAGAAGGTTAAGAATTGGAAGGCATCTCAGGAGATTTTCCCCACGAAGTTGTCAAAAGAAACAGAACAACTGCTCAAACAGGCAGTAGATTCGGCAGTACAGAAATATGGGGAGCGGAGTTTGTCGGAATTGGAGGCAGAGGATGTTATAGCTGTTGCTGCCGAAAATGCTCCAGTAGATGATTTAGCGATTCAACAAATGCGGGCAGCTTATAAGCAACTCCGTAAAGATTATGAACAGTTCACTAAGCGTGAACATGATGAGGTAGTTGAAATAGGAGGACTGCACGTAATTGGTACAGAACGCCATGAATCACGTCGAATTGACAACCAATTGCGCGGTCGTGCAGGTCGCCAAGGTGATCCAGGCAGTGCAAGATTTTTCTTAAGTTTAGATGATAGCTTGTTGCGGATTTTCGGAGGCGATCGCGTCGCTGGGTTAATGAATGCTTTCCGAGTAGAGGAAGATATGCCGATTGAATCGGGTATGCTGACTCGCAGCTTAGAAGGAGCGCAGAAAAAAGTCGAAACCTATTACTACGACATCCGTAAACAGGTGTTTGAGTACGACGAGGTGATGAACAATCAGCGTCGGGCAATTTATGCGGAACGGCGTAGAGTTTTAGAAGGTTTAGACTTGAAAGAACAGGTGATTGCTTATGCTGAAAAGACGATGGAAGACATCGTTGATGCTTACGTTAACCCTGAACTACCACCTGAAGAATGGGATATTAACAGCTTGGTAGGGAAAGTGAAAGAATTTGTTTATTTACTGGCAGATCTTGAACCAGAACATCTGGATGATATGACAGTAGAACAAATTAAAACCTTCATGTCTGAAGAAGTTCGGAAAGCTTACGACCTCAAAGAAGCACAGGTAGATCAGATTCAGCCTGGTTTGATGCGACAAGCAGAACGCTTTTTCATCTTGCAGCAAATTGATACTTTGTGGCGGGAACACCTGCAAGGAATGGATTCTCTGCGGGAGTCTGTTGGTTTGCGCGGTTATGGTCAAAAAGACCCACTAATTGAGTACAAACAAGAAGGTTATGAAATGTTCTTGGACATGATGACGGATATTCGTCGGAATGTAGTTTACTCATTGTTCCAATTCCAACCACAAGTTCAACCGCAAGCAGTTTAA